The Papaver somniferum cultivar HN1 chromosome 6, ASM357369v1, whole genome shotgun sequence genome segment TGATTCAGGTGGGATGGTCTCGATGTAAACAGCCACCCAATCACAGTTCAAATCTCTAATTTTCTGTATGGCCTTAGCATGGTTTTTAGGTGAGAGTGCGTATGTTGGTTCTTGGAAAAGGTCCAGCACAAGCGTGTACCTAGGATCTGATCCATTGATGGGCAGATTAGTCTTCAAATGATAGTAGCAAAAGCTGTGGAACGAATCTGGATAGACAAGTGGAACACCCtgcaagagtccttcatggcgatccgaaaggaaGGTAATTGGCCTCCCATCGCCAACAACTTCAGTCAAATTCCATATAAACCACTCCCAGTTATTGACAGTCTCAGAATCGACTAGTGCCACAACAAGTGGtaaaaatcctacaaaaaaattgtgcagaattgaaaaaataataagtttcacaaaaacagaaaacaatgtgtaaatacaagttacacatcctaaAACAAATGTATAACTTAAAGTTACAGATGTTATTTTCTTAGTTACACACTGAGTAAACCAATGTGTaactcttaattatttgttaactaaagtagttcaaaaaaaaacataaagaaacatacctttaccaccattgatACCAGTAGCTGCTATCAAGCAAACTCTgaatctaccagtaaggaaagtagcatACAAGTATACCATTGGCCGACAAAATCGGTACCCTTTGATGCATGCATCAAACGCaatgaaaatccgttggaactGTTTCTTTGCAGGATCAAAttcaaactttatcacactaCCAGGGTTGGTTTCCTTTATATcatcaatataccataccaagtgcgagtaTGACTTCACATCGTCGCCATAAATGGTCTTATAAACCTTTTCCCTGCGATTATAGGCCTGATAGTACTCCATGGTAATCCCATAGTTTATCTGGAAATCATCTGCAATTTGCTTaggcttcttgtgaggatttttccgaacttcttcctcaatcaaactagacgtGAAGATGGtggagtatttttgattcaagtTGCGCCCACCAAcaccacaaatgtgctcagggttataagacctgacctgaagaagttcatacaaaatataaacaaaacaaccaaaaacaatatggtgtaaaaaacatcatgtgtaacccaaagttacacatactgtaacaaaacataacatatgctaaGCATAAGATGACAGAACACAGAAaacctacctgaaacatttcgttcTTTTCATCAATAGAAGCTGCATGAAATTTCCAGCCGCATCATTTTTCTGCATACTTAGCCGTGGacctagaacgctcattgtgTGTTACAACCATGTTGAAACCAGTTCAAAGAAGATACTTGGtgaaagcaaccctgacttgCTTAACTCCTTCAATAAACACATGACCAATCTCACCAAGGATCTTGGAccaaccatccgataacaaaggttttgcaggcttgcttttatcttccaaatacattgTAACAGAACGATTGTTTCTCGACGAAGACTTACTAGAaccattagaaatagaagaatcttcCCTAGAGCTAGATGAAGAGGCTACATAAGtaacattttgcaagaaaatatcgaTACTGGTCTTCTTTTTACTATTTGTGATGGATACAAGAGCTTGCAACGAATAATCACAGTCAAGCGGAAATTCTTTCCCACCTTCTCGGAAGAAGAAAcaaataccaagtggagtaaatTGCTTCAATTCcttgcaaacttgttccttaaactcatcaagtttgatatcagtattaacacGCATGGTAATGAAATCTTAAAATAAGCGAACAACAACAATGCAACTAACAACATCCATGACAACCTGGAAACTACaaacatacaataaaaatatcaaaataaaaaaacaaacgcAATTCACTCATgggcgttgccccctcgtgagaagtatattctatgcggcAAGATAAATATGAGTAAAAGATACAAATGATACAACTGCTTACAAATAAACATGTTACAggacatatatatgtaacttcaagttacacatggttaaaatacaacaagatatatatgtgtaaactaaagTTACACATGCTGTAACTAAAAAACATCATCTTTACATCAATTGTTTtccttctgaaacaaaattgttgttcttctgaaacaaaattgtatCCGCATCTTCCTTACACATGAttaaaatacaacaggatatatatgtgtaacctcaagttacacatactgtaacaaaaaaacatCATGTctaaatcaatttgaagttgttcttctgaaacaaaattgtttcttcatactcGTCTCAGTATCAACAGAAAGTAAACAATAAATTCTCAGATCGGACAtgcaagaacaacaaataattcaaaaataaataaattgaaaacagatctgaaatcaaaacaaaataaaattcttacctagatttgttgttttctttcttctgaaacaatgttttttctattcctcttctcagtatcaaccaAACTTGTTGTAAGTATCAACAAAAACATTCTCAGtatcaaaccaaatcaaaaaattaaaaaactagaTCCAAATCATAAAAATTGAAATCAATGGAACTGAAAACTAGATCGATAACACACCTATGTTGATTGCTTCTCTATTCCAAcctgtcttcttcctcttctcagactcaacaaaatcgaaacaaaacaaaaatccagtagaagatagaaatcaaacaatcactCAGAAAAACtaatgaatcaaacctatttgatacaaacagaaaagataaattgatacaaacctatttgttgtttttcaatgCATCAACTCAatctcgtcagatctgaaatCCAGTGAATAACATCAACAAATTGAGAAAAACAATAACAAATCCTTTTTCTTCCTCTCGCCTTCAACACAACAGCAAACTAACGAATCCTTGTTCTTCAATGCAACGATTCGTGTAAAAGAAATCAACCTAATTCTGCTACTGAAGAAAAATAAACGAGAGCAGAGAAGAGAGAGCTAAAAAAAACTGAATTGAATTTCTGTTTCTGTTATAAAATGAATATAAATACTGGaggttatttttggtatttttagatttattaaaaaAGTTGCTGACGTCAGCAGTCTGAAAGAATTCAAAACCTGTCCCCAAAAATAAAAGTTCtcagcctaaaaatatcaaaaattgaaagtatggagttgataatggaggatccattttgtggggcttctaaatATTGAACCCGTATAGTTGGGTGGTTCTAATATTTTTCACATTTAAAAAATGGTTATACTATGAATTGATCAAATGAATATTAAAATTTAAGTTTATTTACTAACCCTGCCATTGTTCTTTCTGTTAACACGGGTAAGAGTTGACGCACGAAATAACGGGTGGGATTAAACAAACCTATCTTTATTCGCCTTAACTCGATTTTGATCTTCATCTATTCCTTCAAATGGACATACCAACATCTCTAACGAACAATTATCTGTTTTTTCAAAAGTAGGTCCAGTAAGTAATCACAATCTATCCACTACTATAGTATCACAAATCTCTATAGACCACTTAATACTAGGTCATTAATTATTCACTCTCCTCTCCTGTAAAACATGTCATTCTCCATGTCATGAACTAGAGTAATAATTAAGAGATGGAAGAGATGGAAACAACATGGAGATGTAGAGATTGTTAGAATACATGTGTCTAACTCAAGATCGATTGGCAATGAGTGCAAAGGTCTTAAGGATTATAAACCAAAAGGATTATAAACCAATAATAATTTCAACACGTCTCTTCACGTGTAGCATTGCTGGATCTAACACGTGGACAGTAAATCGGGTGAcacggagtaaaggtgcggtcaatgactcgtcgcaaatagcctgctctgataccatgttaaaatacggacatccaactcaaaatcaattgacaATGAATGGAGAGGCCCTAaaaattataaaccgcaggatcttagattgtccaacaatgtgggactaataatctcaacggAGATAATGGCAGAAGAAGTTACTTTCAAGTTTAAACtcataaacaaaagaaaagaacatGAATCAAacatgttttttcaatttttagatAGAGAAATGACGTTGATCAATGATTGAAGTTTCATCACATCCTCCTCCTATGGTTTTATTGTCCAATTTGTTATTTAtcaaggaattattcaacaagacaaagaagaaaaaatagtGGATTTATCTAAAGTTGGTGAACATCAcatttggtttgattttatatTTAGTTTAGAAATGATCCAGATGGATTTAGTGATCCTTATGTCAATTTACTGTCGaagaaaatgagtttttaataTTTTGAATTTATGGTCTTGGTGGGAACGGAATTTAGGACCTTTGGGTCTCTAAGGGTATCCacaatggtgcgatcaaaaccaaagattaaagaccAAAAATCACGACCAAATTTGACTTTAGTCCGTCGTATGACGCTAAGGTAACGAGTATATTTATTCgagcggacgtataatcaacgcctgataGTGGAGCGTAGCTATTAAGTTCGCCCAATTGAGACGGCCATAAAGTTAACGCTCGTCATGGGACATTGATATAATAAACGCCGGATGTGGGGCGGTCATATAGTTTACGCCGTGACATGGGACGGTAATATAATGTACGCCCAATGGGGCGTTTATAAAATTTCCGCCCGGAAAAGGGCGTGCATATAATCACCGCCCCACTGTATTAGGATCGTAACCAGTATAACCATAAACAGGATTAGCTTTAACAATTTTGAAATCCTCAGTATCGCAGTTATAACCAAGCGCATATGTGTACTGGATTGGCGTTGAATCTTCATTCCACGGTGATACATAGTATGTTTTATCCTTTAATATTTTCTTGTATTCTTTTGTAGTCGGGTTCCAAAGGTAAACATTAATGTCATCTCCATCCCGAGTATGGCCAGTCATTAAAATCACACCATTACATGAGCCATGAGTTCTAATGCTTAGGTTTTCCCACTTAATTATTAGAGACTCAAATGGCAATTCCTTCACATTAACAGTTTCAAAGTAATCACCTTCAAATGTTGTTAATGATGATGATTTTTCTAATTAGCATATTCAGAAGAACATCCCCTTAAAAGAAACTTACTAAATGGGGTGGTGACTTTACAAACGCCTGTCATCGGGCGAACTTTAAACAACCGCCTGGTCGGGCGGACATTTCAGCTTCGCCTGACTAGGGCGTACATTATACAACCGTTTGACCAGGGGACGAAACTTATACAAACGCTTCATCCGAAGCgtgcattatataaacgcccgttAACGGGCGAAGTTTATAACttcgctcgaccaaatttggttttggtctctggtccagaccaaatatggtctgaaaTTTGGGTATAGTCTGATTTTTGATCTTTATTCTGTTCGACTGCGTCACGTGTCTGGACCAAAAAATTGGGTTTGGTCgcccattgcagttgctctaagagcTCTTACTCATTTTCTATGAATGAATGAAATAGGTCCTTTAGTCCCATATTGGAcataactaaagaggagttccactatatagctattcctttatggatagttagtaaaacaatgtgtATGGAACATGTGGagcgaaatatttttgtttccactaagggcttgggcttagggctcgagctcgtgcttgcgccatggactttggtcaaccaagactttcctttttggaaaaaatttcttttgatttatttcctaatcattttgaaaatcaaaataaattttatctTAAATATGgagggcgtgtgacctgg includes the following:
- the LOC113290750 gene encoding uncharacterized protein LOC113290750, which codes for MRVNTDIKLDEFKEQVCKELKQFTPLGICFFFREGGKEFPLDCDYSLQALVSITNSKKKTSIDIFLQNVTYVASSSSSREDSSISNGSTSIDEKNEMFQAYNRREKVYKTIYGDDVKSYSHLVWYIDDIKETNPGSVIKFEFDPAKKQFQRIFIAFDACIKGYRFCRPMVYLYATFLTGRFRVCLIAATGINGGKGFLPLVVALVDSETVNNWEWFIWNLTEVVGDGRPITFLSDRHEGLLQGVPLVYPDSFHSFCYYHLKTNLPINGSDPRYTLVLDLFQEPTYALSPKNHAKAIQKIRDLNCDWVAVYIETIPPESYVNAYFKGCRYGRTSRTLAEALNNWVMIKRKIMVMMEDRCEIGANMMTPLTPEYEEKLEALQDEGCVTSSYTRHMDMWRVYGFPCSHALAAIRKIKREAIDFISPYFTSDYFRKTYLHAIHPIPNYNRPVEIKEGDIINPPIVKKQPGRPAGKKDSK